The following coding sequences lie in one Trichoderma breve strain T069 chromosome 1, whole genome shotgun sequence genomic window:
- a CDS encoding flavin-binding monooxygenase-like domain-containing protein: protein MDTYGTGKGGLGNNVCVVGTGVTGLLAVKNLVEQGLNVRALEQNEYLGGNWHHSTDAQQVSALPGTRVNMSKETNSFTDFPMPDDYPSFPSAQQIADYLEAYADKFELIKHIELSTAVTSIRRDEEDGVWIVSTKHTKTGEEEEREYDRVVMATGGLSVMNMPEIKGIEKFTGDAIHSRDFKDPTRYTGKNVLVVGLGSTGADTLSFLKQAGANKLYLSSRSRCSLIPRIIGGRPWDHYMTRRTDSMIRLCMRLSPHATNYFAGKAIGLAQSYAFPTLRAHPCFSGPISGPLYRSPFVCDELPGLLGSGDVKIYPGIMGVAGPRTVVFKDGSEITDVDAIIFCCGYYHDLSLIKGEGHPADIEFSMDSFEELKGAKHHNKDSEYQRLYHGILSERYPESLAVLGSLTTLRPTFVLYDLATMALASMWSGSYPLPSPRAMKREIDSHYNFMVRALERGPIAFLGLRVDIRGTYTWLNAAAGTGVIERLEGWGWEAWKFWWKNRMLYKFIMDGPNVSAVYRLFDMGRGRKPWAGARAAIEKANEGLVKRAEKIEEIQVIKIAEVAKTAEVIEVVEVEEVEEVEEADEVEEAEQVETEWPDSIICENRPSETEL from the exons ATGGACACATACGGCACAGGTAAAGGCGGCTTGGGAAACAATGTGTGCGTCGTGGGCACAGGCGTCACGGGCCTGCTGGCGGTGAAAAATCTGGTCGAGCAGGGCCTGAACGTGAGAGCCTTGGAGCAGAATGAATATCTTGGAGGCAATTGGCACCATTCCACGGATGCGCAGCAAGTGTCAGCACTCCCCGGTACGAGGGTGAACATGTCGAAAGAAACA AATTCTTTTACAGATTTCCCGATGCCCGATG ACTATCCGTCATTCCCTTCCGCACAGCAGATCGCCGACTACCTCGAGGCATATGCAGACAAATTCGAGCTTATCAAGCACATCGAGCTTTCGACGGCCGTGACGAGCATTCgacgagacgaagaagatggcgtgTGGATCGTATCCACCAAGCACACAAAAAccggcgaggaagaggagcgagAGTATGACCGAGTCGTCATGGCGACGGGCGGCTTGAGCGTCATGAATATGCCCGAGATCAAGGGCATCGAAAAGTTTACCGGAGACGCCATCCACTCCCGCGACTTCAAAGACCCGACAAGATACACCGGAAAGAACGTCTTGGTTGTCGGCCTGGGCTCGACCGGAGCCGATACCCTGAGCTTCCTGAAGCAGGCCGGCGCAAACAAGCTGTATCTCAGCAGCAGGAGTCGGTGTTCTCTG ATCCCCAGAATAATTGGAGGACGACCGTGGGACCATTACATGACCCGTCGTACGGACTCGATGATCCGACTCTGTATGCGACTGTCTCCCCACGCTACGAATTACTTTGCCGGCAAAGCCATCGGTCTCGCACAAAGCTATGCCTTTCCAACCTTGAGGGCTCACCCCTGCTTCAGCGGTCCCATCAGCGGCCCGCTATATCGCAGTCCATTTGTGTGCGATGAACTGCCTGGTCTATTAGGCAGCGGCGACGTCAAGATTTACCCCGGCATCATGGGCGTTGCTGGTCCCCGAACCGTGGTGTTCAAGGACGGCAGCGAGATTACAGAcgttgatgccatcatcttttgCTGTGGCTACTACCACGATCTGTCACTCATCAAAGGCGAGGGCCATCCCGCCGATATTGAGTTCTCAATGGACTCAtttgaggagctcaaggGTGCAAAGCACCACAACAAGGATAGTGAATACCAAAGACTCTACCACGGCATCTTATCAGAACGATATCCCGAGTCACTGGCAGTGCTAGGCAGCCTAACGACGCTGCGGCCTACGTTTGTTCTCTACGACCTCGCCACCATGGCACTTGCCAGCATGTGGTCGGGTAGCTATCCTCTCCCCTCGCCACGggcaatgaagagagagattgaTTCTCATTATAATTTCATGGTACGGGCCCTCGAGCGTGGCCCCATAGCATTCCTTGGTCTCCGTGTAGACATTCGAGGCACGTATACATGGCTCAATGCTGCGGCCGGAACCGGTGTCATTGAACGACTTGAGGGCTGGGGCTGGGAGGCATGGAAATTTTGGTGGAAGAACAGGATGCTCTACAAGTTCATCATGGACGGACCCAATGTCTCGGCAGTGTACAGGCTTTTTGACATGGGCAGAGGGAGAAAACCATGGGCCGGTGCTCGGGCGGCCATCGAAAAGGCCAACGAGGGGCTGGTCAAGAGGGCtgagaagattgaggagatTCAGGTGATCAAGATTGCTGAGGTAGCCAAGACTGCTGAAGTGATCGAAGTAGTTGaagtggaggaggtggaggaagtGGAGGAAGCGGacgaggtggaggaggccgagCAGGTCGAGACCGAGTGGCCCGACTCGATCATCTGTGAAAATCGGCCGAGTGAAACGGAACTATGA
- a CDS encoding major facilitator superfamily domain-containing protein, giving the protein MGRTSFEDQPQLESIQLDTTTPGDSSSLSPDVPSEHEHGGVSLPPVDTGKDAMLFLTACFIIECLVWGFPFAFGIFQNYYSTHEPFKGSSSIAAIGTTAMGTMYLSAPLVFPLMRLYPKQNRYGPLAGLLIMCVALALSSFSQTVWHLILTQGVLFAIGGSICYGPCILYMDEWFVKRKGLAFGCMWAGSGLGGFAIPLLLEFLLGRYGLRTTLRIWAVALFVLTIPVVYFIKPRLPVSVKSNYKPFKLGFLLDRSFLMYQAANIVEALGFFMPGLYLPSYASSILGSQAFPAASTILAVNVASVFGCIAMGVFVDRFHPTTCIMISTVGTVIGTFLLWGFATNMAVLYVFCVIYGFFAGSYTSTWTGVIKQVTSKPSQQGTANAGSAFDPVMIFGYLAAGRGIGNVVSGPLSEALVKSMAWQGQAAGGYGSGYGPVIAFTGATAVIGGTSFLWKRIGWM; this is encoded by the exons ATGGGACGAACGTCTTTCGAGGACCAGCCTCAATTAGAGTCGATCCAACTCGACACGACTACACCTGGGGattcctcctctctctccccagATGTCCCCTCGGAACACGAACATGGAGGAGTCTCGCTTCCTCCCGTCGACACGGGTAAAGACGCGATGCTGTTCTTGACGGCTTGCTTCATCATTGAGTGTCTTGTGTGGG GTTTCCCCTTTGCCTTTGGTATTTTCCAAAATTACTACAGCACTCACGAGCCGTTCAAAGGCTCTTCTAGCATTGCCGCAATCGGTACAACTGCAATG GGAACTATGTACCTGTCTGCCCCCCTTGTGTTCCCTCTCATGAGACTCTATCCCAAGCAGAATCGATATGGTCCACTTGCGGGCCTCCTCATCATGTGTGTAGCTCTTGCATTGAGCTCCTTCTCACAGACTGTCTGGCACCTGATCCTGACCCAGGGTgtcctcttcgccatcggCGGTTCGATCTGCTACGGCCCCTGCATCCTGTACATGGACGAGTGGTTTGTCAAGCGCAAGGGATTGGCATTTGGGTGTATGTGGGCTGGATCTGGCCTTGGTGGATTCGCAATTCCATTGCTGCTCGAGTTCTTGCTGGGACGATACGGACTACGGACGACGCTTCGCATCTGGGCCGTCGCCCTCTTTGTTCTGACGATACCTGTGGTATATTTTATCAAGCCCCGACTCCCGGTCTCCGTCAAATCGAACTACAAGCCATTCAAGCTGGGCTTCTTGCTTGACCGCTCGTTCTTAATGTATCAAGCAGCAAACATTGTCGAAGCGCTGGGATTCTTCATGCCTGGCCTGTACCTGCCGTCGTACGCCAGCTCGATCCTCGGCTCCCAGGCATTCCCCGCCGCGTCGACTATCCTGGCCGTAAACGTGGCGTCCGTGTTTGGATGCATCGCCATGGGAGTCTTTGTTGATCGATTTCACCCTACTACGTGCATCATGATTTCGACGGTGGGTACGGTTATCGGGACATTCTTGCTGTGGGGATTTGCGACCAACATGGCCGTCCTGTACGTCTTTTGCGTCATATACGGCTTCTTCGCCGGATCTTATACGTCTACTTGGACCGGCGTTATTAAGCAGGTTACGTCGAAGCCGAGCCAACAAGGCACTGCGAATGCAGGATCTGCTTTTGACCCAGTCATGATCTTTGGATATCTCGCAGCCGGCCGAGGCATTGGCAATGTTGTATCCGGACCTTTGAGCGAGGCTTTGGTCAAGAGCATGGCGTGGCAGGGACAGGCTGCCGGCGGCTATGGAAGCGGCTATGGCCCGGTCATTGCTTTTACAGGAGCCACGGCCGTGATTGGGGGCACGTCTTTCTTGTGGAAGCGCATCGGATGGATGTGA
- a CDS encoding ketopantoate reductase panE/ApbA domain-containing protein — translation MPDAAFFTFSSTSIHIRGQNETPTPNLSTYSKFIVSAAARRRFSAVFTVASSVRPRLSARICQRPSAWTGDSICRGRRYGTVASTSDSGNSSSKSSHGSSSTEANSRFSVPRPWSKALGPDSTTAKPSSSSTPKFSVPSVLLPPEAAKSPSVHKIHILGDDERSRFIAHALSGVYDSVEMLGWKRSSLSPLVSPSFSSKYRNVYKSRHGDQRKMKLEHVSVTPKAITRDDNSHIDQLLVAGAGHDAVEALQSVKHRIDKDTTVCLMTDGLGVLEEVRQRIFRGTESSPSFLLGHMSHRLAFNRSQDSVKELRFGKTQLTFGDFGRDVEKTETRMNFVKALQGVKDLNSSLTPFDKWLHFKLPSVILDSVVEPVCVLLEIPYAGLLRNPAAQRMMHRLLTEIVSVVDAMPELEGSAAIRDFIRGNRIKQLIYSRIMARRSVPSVELERQIQNGLPTDVDYLNGFFIRRGHELSIQLPTNIMMRDMIKAKHSLAIEKLNSYVPVEETSVPSHMSFRYRTLPASSRGKLV, via the exons ATGCCCGACGCAGCTTTCTTCACTTTTTCATCTACA TCCATCCACATACGGGGACAGAACGAGACGCCGACTCCCAATCTTTCCACATATTCGAAATTCATCGtttcagctgcagctcgccGACGTTTCTCGGCAGTCTTCACGGTGGCGAGCTCAGTTCGACCGCGGCTATCCGCACGGATATGTCAGAGGCCCTCAGCATGGACTGGCGATAGCATCTGCCGAGGCCGGCGCTATGGCACGGTGGCATCGACCTCTGACAGCGGCAACAGCTCTTCTAAATCATCACACGGCTCCTCGTCTACCGAAGCGAACTCACGATTCTCCGTACCTAGGCCGTGGTCCAAAGCCCTCGGACCCGACTCTACAACCGCCAAaccgtcctcgtcgtctaCGCCGAAATTCTCCGTGCCCTCGGTACTGCTCCCTCCCGAGGCCGCCAAATCGCCTTCAGTACACAAGATACACATCctcggagatgatgagagatCAAGATTCATAGCCCATGCCCTGTCCGGTGTCTACGACTCTGTTGAGATGCTAgggtggaagaggagctcACTATCGCCGTTGGTATCACCTTCTTTCTCGTCAAAGTATCGCAACGTCTACAAGTCCCGTCACGGTGACCAGCGCAAGATGAAGCTTGAGCACGTGTCTGTAACGCccaaagccatcaccagAGATGACAATTCACACATCGATCAGCTGCTCGTAGCTGGCGCGGGACACGACGCAGTGGAAGCACTGCAATCTGTCAAGCACCGCATCGACAAGGACACGACGGTGTGCCTGATGACAGATGGGCTGGGCGTCCTGGAGGAGGTGAGGCAGCGGATTTTCCGTGGGACCGAATCGAGCCCTAGCTTCCTCCTTGGCCATATGAGCCACCGGTTGGCCTTTAACCGGAGCCAAGATTCGGTCAAGGAACTGCGGTTCGGGAAGACGCAGCTGACATTTGGTGATTTTGGCCGCGATGTGGAAAAGAcggagacgaggatgaacTTTGTCAAGGCCCTGCAGGGCGTCAAGGACCTCAATTCATCCCTAACGCCGTTTGACAAGTGGCTCCATTTCAAGCTCCCGTCAGTCATCCTGGATTCCGTTGTGGAGCCCGTGTGCGTCCTATTAGAGATCCCGTATGCCGGACTCTTGCGAAATCCTGCTGCCCAGCGGATGATGCACCGGCTGCTGACGGAGATTGTCTCGGTGGTGGATGCCATGCCCGAACTGGAGGGCTCCGCAGCGATACGCGACTTCATCCGCGGCAATCGgatcaagcagctcatctACAGCCGCATCATGGCGAGGCGGAGCGTCCCATCGGTCGAGCTGGAGCGGCAGATCCAAAACGGCCTGCCCACAGACGTCGACTACCTCAACGGCTTCTTTATACGGCGCGGCCACGAGCTGAGCATCCAGCTGCCCACCAACATCATGATGAGAGACATGATCAAAGCCAAGCACTCGCTGGCCATTGAGAAGCTCAATTCGTACGTGCCCGTCGAGGAGACGTCAGTGCCCAGCCACATGTCGTTTCGATATCGAACCTTGCCCGCTTCAAGCCGCGGCAAGCTCGTGTAA
- a CDS encoding WD domain, g-beta repeat domain-containing protein, translating to MDWTPGDRDGDGDGDGPFEWDPRDAEVTGYGSWHTADESHDDDDEDHGDVYEDANEGGENEDEDEDDDDDEDDPDYRDEPDEDDEDLHDHDEEEEGDGDDRVEYAFGDFRFQIVIDDEEAGRDEAALRLISLLRAGQRSGLLTRQQLMTLFRGTGLGRGIPVTPKDPNRFPKVPSEEGRKLMESGVFGLSDTDLRTKKRIARRLLDREIGLGDRMSRKRTNGVLAQSFIPGSKAEKIIHYDHPIYSGQFSDDGNFFFSCCQDFNTVSYPFGQWTLTDASLSPDNRWLAYTSIQSIVSIAPTDPRDKGEPYSLELDDGEGHTRLSFWRNRGSFGIWSVRFSGDGRELVAGTSAHSLVVYDIESRRVLHHITGHQDDVNAVCFADKASPHIIYSGSDDTTIKVWDRRSMGDNREAGAFVGHTEGLTYIDSKGDGRYILSNGKEQSMKLWDLRMAMSTDRFREVTKDNDTRLDRFDYRQDEYDEDDWDVHPHDNSLVTFRGHKVLRTLIRCHFSPPSSTNSRYVYSGSADGKVHIWNMDATKAGEIDVQGATDQTRRLDRRTRVYFDEPGGWGTCVRDASWHPSAPIIVASAWNGYSMARGTCTVHAFNGASEDEGEPRLGDSVNESLRADPETFYQSRF from the exons ATGGACTGGACACCGGGCGAccgtgatggtgatggagatggagatggtccCTTTGAGTGGGACCCCAGAGATGCGGAAGTAACTGGATACGGCAGCTGGCACACCGCCGACGAGAGtcacgatgatgatgatgaagaccATGGCGACGTGTATGAGGATGCGAATGAGGGTGGTGAaaacgaagatgaggacgaagatgatgatgatgatgaggatgatcCCGACTATCGTGACGAGccagatgaggacgacgaagaccTTCACG AtcatgatgaggaagaagaaggagacggTGACGACCGGGTGGAGTACGCCTTTGGTGATTTCCGATTCCAGATTGTAatcgacgatgaagaggcggGGCGAGACGAGGCCGCCTTGAGACTGATTTCACTACTAAGAG CTGGCCAAAGATCGGGGCTCTTGACGAGACAGCAGCTCATGACATTATTCCGCGGCACCGGCCTAGGCCGTGGGATACCCGTCACACCAAAAGATCCCAACCGGTTTCCCAAAGTCCCCAGCGAAGAGGGCAGAAAGCTCATGGAGTCCGGAGTCTTTGGCTTGAGTGATACTGACCTGCGGACTAAAAAACGAATCGCAAGACGTCTGCTGGATCGGGAGATTGGCCTGGGGGATCGGATGTCGAGAAAGCGGACCAATGGTGTTTTGGCTCAG AGCTTCATCCCTGGGAGCAAGGCGGAGAAAATCATCCATTATGATCACCCCATCTATTCTGGCCAGTTCTCCGATGACGgtaacttcttcttctcatgcTGTCAGGACTTCAAT ACAGTAAGCTACCCCTTTGGTCAGTGGACACTTACAGACGCCTCTCTGAGTCCGGACAACCGCTGGCTGGCGTATACCTCTATCCAAAGTATCGTCTCAATAGCCCCCACCGATCCCAGAGACAAGGGAGAGCCTTACTCTCTCGAGCTTGATGACGGAGAGGGTCACACAAGACTTTCATTTTGGCGTAACCGCGGCTCCTTTGGAATCTGGTCCGTTAGATTTTCAGGCGATGGACGAGAGCTTGTTGCTGGCACCAGTGCTCACTCACTAGTCGTCTATGATATCGAATCCAGGAGAGTCcttcatcacatcaccgGTCATCAGGACGATGTTAATGCCGTGTGTTTTGCGGACAAGGCATCCCCCCACATCATCTACTCCGGCTCAGACGACACGACCATCAAGGTGTGGGATCGACGAAGCATGGGAGACAATCGAGAGGCCGGAGCCTTTGTGGGCCACACCGAGGGCCTGACGTACATCGACAGCAAGGGTGACGGGCGATACATTCTCAGTAACGGCAAGGAGCAGAGTATGAAGCTGTGGGATCTGCGCATGGCCATGTCGACAGATCGGTTCCGGGAAGTCACCAAGGACAACGACACTCGCCTGGATAGGTTCGATTATAGACAAGACGAATATGACGAAGATGACTGGGATGTGCACCCTCACGACAATTCTCTTGTCACTTTCCGGGGCCACAAGGTCCTCCGCACGCTTATTCGATGCCActtctcgccgccgtcgtcGACCAACTCGCGCTACGTCTACTCTGGTAGTGCGGACGGCAAGGTGCACATCTGGAACATGGATGCCACCAAGGCAGGCGAAATCGATGTACAGGGGGCGACTGACCAGACGAGGAGGCTCGATCGCCGTACTCGGGTCTACTTTGACGAGCCCGGCGGCTGGGGCACATGCGTCCGTGATGCTAGCTGGCATCCTAGTGCGCCAATCATTGTTG CGTCTGCATGGAATGGATACAGCATGGCGCGAGGTACCTGCACAGTCCATGCGTTCAACGGGGCTTCTGAGGATGAAGGAGAGCCTAGGCTGGGAGACAGTGTCAACGAGTCGCTGAGGGCAGATCCAGAGACGTTTTATCAATCACGGTTTTAG
- a CDS encoding SURF1 family domain-containing protein has translation MNCTQHLIRSLRATRGSIATRSAPQCARTTAAARIFPPRAVYSRRISSTVSRPNKQPAADDPNFVSIVDLQPQTVRAGKRHGPGILLLALIPITAFFLGTWQVQRLDWKTRLIAKFEDRLIREPLPLPPHIDPSVVGEFDYRRVLATGRFRHDQEMLVGPRMRDGQDGFMVITPLERKDGSTILVNRGWISKKHRSQRTRPDSLVQSTVTVEGLLREPWKKNMFTPENRPDKGEFYFPDVHQMAALTGSQPVWIEATMEPEYMRMVDYEARGIPFGRPAEVNLRNNHAQYIFTWYGLSIATSIMLYMVLKKPPSNIARRVRAGGM, from the exons ATGAACTGCACACAACATCTAATTCGAAGCCTACGGGCGACCCGCGGCAGCATCGCCACCAGATCCGCTCCCCAATGCGCCCGGACAACGGCAGCAGCTCGCATCTTCCCGCCCCGAGCCGTCTACAGCAGACGCATCTCCTCGACCGTCTCCCGACCCAACAAGCAGCCGGCTGCTGATGATCCGAACTTTGTATCCATTGTCGACTTGCAGCCGCAGACGGTTCGCGCGGGCAAGCGACATGGCCCgggcatcctcctcctcg CCCTCATCCCCATAACCGCATTCTTCCTGGGCACATGGCAAGTCCAGCGACTCGACTGGAAAACAAGACTCATCGCAAAATTCGAAGACCGTCTCATCCGCGAGCCCCTCCCGCTGCCGCCTCACATCGACCCCTCCGTTGTCGGCGAGTTCGACTATCGCCGAGTCCTCGCCACGGGCCGCTTCCGCCACGACCAGGAGATGCTCGTCGGCCCCCGCATGCGCGACGGCCAGGACGGCTTCATGGTCATCACGCCGCTGGAGCGCAAGGACGGCTCCACGATCCTCGTCAACCGCGGCTGGATCAGCAAGAAGCACCGCAGCCAGAGGACGAGGCCCGACAGCTTGGTTCAGAGCACCGTCACGGTCGAGGGCTTGCTACGCGAGccgtggaagaagaacatgttTACGCCCGAGAACAGGCCCGACAAGGGCGAGTTTTACTTTCCCGACGTCCACCAGATGGCTGCTCTGACTGGCAGTCAACCGGTATGGATAGAAGCTACTATGG AACCCGAGTATATGCGCATGGTAGACTATGAGGCTCGCGGAATCCCCTTTGGACGACCCGCAGAGGTCAACCTGAGGAACAACCACGCTCAGTACATCTTTACATG GTATGGTCTGAGCATTGCCACGTCAATCATGCTTTACATGGTGCTCAAGAAGCCGCCGTCCAATATTGCTCGCCGGGTTCGGGCCGGCGGCATGTAA
- a CDS encoding double-stranded DNA-binding domain-containing protein encodes MDESELEQIRKARLEQLKAQGGGGGGSRNGGASGQDGERQRQQADEARQQMLNQILHPEAADRLGRIRLVKEQRAIDIENRLLTLAQTGQLRQKVTEAQLKDLLTAVADNQEQEKIVVSRRKGWDDDDDDLLDL; translated from the exons ATGGACGAATCAGAGCTGGAACAG ATCCGGAAAGCTcgtcttgagcagctcaaggcgcagggaggcggtggtggaggcTCTCGCAATGGCGGAGCTTCAGGCCAGGAcggagagagacagagaca ACAAGCAGACGAAGCCCGGCAGCAGATGCTCAACCAGATCCTCCACCCCGAGGCTGCTGACCGTCTCGGCCGCATCCGACTCGTCAAGGAGCAGCGCGCAATCGATATCGAGAACCGGCTCCTCACGCTGGCGCAGACGGGCCAGCTGCGGCAGAAGGTGACGGAGGCGCAGCTCAAGGACCTGCTGACGGCCGTGGCGGACAAccaggagcaggagaagattgtTGTAAGCAGGCGAAAGGGCtgggacgacgacgatgatgacttgTTGGATTTGTGA
- a CDS encoding sas10/Utp3/C1D family domain-containing protein produces MADIPTIMPDVRKLGSQLDKLEDALEPLLGNISEMASQLPLLDRAKLFSLTAYAIESLLFSSIKVQGGDAQNHAVYAELKRIQQYFAKIKAAEEPETKRTLTVNQEAAARILKADLSDNKTLSAKLAEKIAEERAKALLKAAESKKRSAEEAAQPASSETNESPSQNKKAKTKGKGKGKSRK; encoded by the exons ATGGCGGACATACCGACTATTATGCCAGACGTGAGGAAGCTGGGTTCCCAGCTGGATAAACTGGAGGATGCGCTGGAGCCTTTGCTGGGAAACATCAGTGAGATGGCCTCACAGCTGCCCCTGCTGGATCGCGCCAAACTCTTTTCTCTGACGGCATATGCTATCGAGTCTTTACTATTTT CATCCATCAAGGTTCAAGGGGGCGACGCGCAGAATCACGCAGTATACGCTGAACTTAAGCGGATTCAGCAGTACTTTGCAAAGATCAAGGCGGCGGAGGAACCCGAGACAAAGAGGACGCTCACCGTCAACCAGGAGGCAGCCGCGCGCATTCTCAAGGCGGATCTG AGCGACAACAAGACTCTGAGCGCGAAGCTGGCGGAAAAGATTGCCGAGGAACGCGCCAAGGCCCTTCTCAAGGCCGCAGAAAGCAAGAAGCGCAGCGCGGAAGAGGCTGCTCAGCCTGCCAGCTCAGAGACTAACGAGTCACCAAGCCAgaacaaaaaggcaaagacaaaaggcaagggcaagggcaagagCCGAAAATGA
- a CDS encoding SET domain-containing protein, with amino-acid sequence MDKAIEELLGWSTSIGVELNGIHPKALHGRGIGIVATRHLEADQVILKVPTSALRTLSNTPKDITKKLSGATVHSILAVSLCLSDGTGIDKWTPVFPSRRDIASSLPICWPAKLRSLLPPGAKALLTAQQDKFNKDWALVTAAYPKLNKDDYLYSWLLINTRTFYHTDRSTEKLPRDDRMALQPVADLFNHTPEGYCVAAFDDKFFTFTTTRTHQPGEEVFIRYGPHANDKLLVEYGFTLPSSVNPWDETCLDAYICPSMSSDQRERLEAVGFWGKYMLDAQTACYRTYVALRMLCLPLNRWQDILDGTRDEDEDSLIIDAALLKVLTKYDADVTSALEQLEQLEASSVGDEEMRGILTDRWLQIKHLVTAGKSRIES; translated from the exons ATGGACAAGGCTATCGAGGAGCTCTTAGGATGGTCTACTTCTATAGGAGTCGAGTTGAACGGCATTCATCCAAAAGCTCTTCATGGACGAGGTATTGGTATTGTGGCTACCCGGCACCTTGAG GCCGATCAAGTTATCCTTAAAGTGCCTACATCTGCTTTGCGCACTCTCAGTAACACTCCGAAAGACATCACCAAGAAGCTGAGCGGTGCCACTGTTCACAGCATCCTTGCAGTTTCGCTTTGTCTGAGTGACGGCACTGGAATTGACAAATGGACTCCTGTCTTTCCTTCTCGGCGAGACATTGCCTCGAGTTTGCCTATCTGCTGGCCTGCGAAGCTACGCTCTTTGCTGCCTCCAGGAGCCAAGGCCTTACTCACAGCTCAACAGGATAAGTTCAACAAGGACTGGGCTCTCGTGACGGCCGCATACCCAAAGCTTAACAAGGATGACTATCTGTACAGTTGGCTCCTTATAAACACTCGAACGTTCTATCACACAGATCGCAGCACTGAAAAGCTGCCCAGAGATGATCGCATGGCACTCCAACCTGTAGCGGATCTTTTCAACCACACGCCCGAGGGCTACTGCGTCGCCGCTTTTGACGACAAATTCTTTACATTTACCACTACGCGTACTCATCAGCCTGGTGAAGAAGTATTCATCCGCTACGGACCTCATGCAAACGACAAGCTGCTTGTGGAGTATGGCTTCACACTGCCGTCATCTGTGAACCCTTGGGATGAAACATGCCTCGACGCGTACATCTGCCCTTCCATGTCCAGCGATCAGAGAGAGCGCCTTGAAGCTGTCGGCTTCTGGGGAAAGTACATGCTTGATGCCCAAACAGCATGCTACCGCACGTATGTTGCCTTGCGGATGCTCTGCCTTCCACTTAACCGGTGGCAAGATATCCTAGACGGGACAAgggacgaggacgaggacagCTTGATCATAGACGCAGCACTGCTAAAAGTACTGACCAAGTACGATGCCGACGTCACCAGCGctctggagcagctggagcagctggaggccaGCTCCGTTGGCGACGAGGAAATGAGAGGAATCTTGACAGACAGATGGCTCCAGATTAAGCATCTGGTGACAGCAGGAAAATCGCGGATTGAAAGCTAA
- a CDS encoding coenzyme Q (ubiquinone) biosynthesis protein coq4 domain-containing protein: MSLLNPYRADLIATLGEATATPYFIYRLRDAMLAHPTGRRILRLRPRISSKTLSIPALRALPENSVGRAYVSWLDREGVSPDTRSPVRYIDDEECAYVMQRYRECHDFYHALTGLPTVREGEVALKAFEFANTLIPMTGLSMLAVATLKPAERRRFFSVYMPWAVKNGVRSKEIINVFWEEELERDVDDLRRELGIEQPPDLREIRKREREEKKRLKEMRANGF; the protein is encoded by the exons ATGTCGCTGCTGAATCCCTACCGTGCTG ATCTCATAGCCACCCTAGGCGAGGCCACGGCGACCCCCTACTTCATCTACCGCCTCCGCGACGCCATGTTGGCCCATCCCACAGGCCGTCGAATCCTTCGCCTGCGTCCGCGAATCAGCTCCAAGACGCTCAGCATCCCGGCCCTGCGCGCCTTGCCGGAGAACTCCGTCGGCCGCGCCTACGTCTCCTGGCTGGACCGCGAGGGCGTGTCTCCAGACACTCGGTCGCCGGTGCGGTacattgacgacgaggagTGTGCCTACGTGATGCAGCGGTACCGCGAGTGCCACGACTTTTATCACGCGCTGACGGGCCTGCCCACCGTGCGCGAGGGCGAGGTTGCGCTCAAGGCCTTTGAGTTTGCCAACACGCTGATTCCCATGACGGGGCTGAGCATGCTGGCCGTGGCGACGCTCAAGCCGGCCGAGAGGCGCCGCTTCTTCAGCGTGTACATGCCATGGGCAGTCAAGAACGGCGTGCGTAGCAAGGAGATTATCAACGTCTtttgggaggaggagctggagcgagaCGTTGATGACCTGAGGCGGGAGTTGGGCATTGAGCAGCCGCCGGACCTGCGAGAGATTCGCAAGCgggagagggaagagaagaagcggctcAAGGAGATGCGAGCCAATGGGTTTTGA